GTCCATCAAGAAGGGCATCCAGGACCCCGACGTCAAGCGCCTGCGCGACATAGAGGCCGACCACATCGAGCCGCGCGCCTTCGAGGTGGCCGACAAGCTGCGCCGCATGGGCTGGCAGCAGGGCGAGGACGGCGGTGCCGGCTTCGGCGACGTACAGCCCCGCTACGTCTTCCAGGTGCCGCTGGCCAACCGCTCCCTGGAAGAGGTCCACAAGAACTTCAACCAGCTGTGGCGGCGCAACATCAAGAAGGCCGAGAAGGCCGGCGTCGAGGTCGTCCAGGGTGGCTACCACGACCTCGAGGAGTGGCAGCGGCTCTACGAGATCACGGCCGTGCGCGACCACTTCCGGCCGCGCCCGCTGTCCTACTTCCAGCGCATGTGGGCGGCCCTCAACAACGAGGACCCCAACCGCATGCGGCTGTACTTCGCCCGGCACAACGGGGTGAACCTGTCTGCCGCGACCATGCTGGTGGTCGGCGGGCACGTCTGGTACTCGTACGGCGCCTCCGACAACATCGGCCGCGAGGTCCGGCCCTCGAACGCGATGCAGTGGGCCATGCTCCGCGACGCCTACGCCCTCGGCGCCACCGTCTACGACCTGCGCGGCATCTCCGACTCCCTGGACGAGAGCGACCACCTCTTCGGCCTGATCCAGTTCAAGGTCGGCACGGGCGGGCAGGCGGCCGAGTACCTCGGCGAGTGGGACTTCCCCCTGAACAAGCTGCTCCACAAGGCGCTCGACATCTACATGTCGCGCCGCTGACCCCTTCGCTCACCCCTATCCCGCACCTCTGACAGCCACGAGAAAGGTCCCAGGTCCGGCCATGGCGCTCACCCTCTACGTCGACACCGCGCGCTGGCGGGCGCACCACAAGCACGTGCAGGAGCAGTTCCCCGGGCTGGTCCCGGTCTGCAAGGGCAACGGCTACGGCTTCGGGCACGAGCGGCTGGCGGAAGAGGCCACGCGGCTGGGCTCGGACGTGCTGGCCGTCGGCACCACGTACGAGGCCGCCCGGATCAAGGACTTCTTCGGCGGCGACCTGCTGGTC
This region of Streptomyces ambofaciens ATCC 23877 genomic DNA includes:
- the femX gene encoding peptidoglycan bridge formation glycyltransferase FemX, encoding MSLTLRTISREQHLAYIQSLPAASHMQVPAWADVKAEWRSENLGWFDDRTGELVGAGLVLYRQLPKIKRYLAYLPEGPVINWFAPNLQDWMEPMLAHLKQQGAFSVKMGPPVIIRRWDAASIKKGIQDPDVKRLRDIEADHIEPRAFEVADKLRRMGWQQGEDGGAGFGDVQPRYVFQVPLANRSLEEVHKNFNQLWRRNIKKAEKAGVEVVQGGYHDLEEWQRLYEITAVRDHFRPRPLSYFQRMWAALNNEDPNRMRLYFARHNGVNLSAATMLVVGGHVWYSYGASDNIGREVRPSNAMQWAMLRDAYALGATVYDLRGISDSLDESDHLFGLIQFKVGTGGQAAEYLGEWDFPLNKLLHKALDIYMSRR